One part of the Tunicatimonas pelagia genome encodes these proteins:
- a CDS encoding DUF4374 domain-containing protein, translating to MKKSLHFALALLLPAYLLTGCSDDENPEPGDGDSNTPIETGYTISTVSGAWPDLTTYIQWTDDLGFSSIGNESAVELTGGAGTVTFDGAMYATPFGAPANLVKYVVSSDSIPQEEQRIVVPGANTFSTLYFKSETEAYGTVAGGISKLIVFDPTTMRITDEVSLNLITDRLPEATRTYYLDMLERDDKLFMGVHYENSGLPANDSAYVAVIDLNTNTVEKVLSDGRTGMIFGGQAPNSGMVQDSNGDIYVQALGTSNAGGTSPSGVLRISNGQTDFDQDYFFDLEAAVGNICYGIYHTSGGRTFTANVQDASDFWEFATGQPQFKYVEIDLAATSSLGAVPGLPTTYGTRTMIIHEMENQNLLFTIATNEENAVYEFDVSGNSASKFFTSTGGYITGLEKLD from the coding sequence ATGAAAAAATCACTACACTTCGCCCTCGCCCTACTTTTACCCGCCTACCTATTGACCGGATGCTCAGATGATGAAAACCCTGAACCTGGTGACGGTGATAGCAACACTCCCATTGAAACCGGCTACACCATTTCAACCGTAAGTGGGGCCTGGCCCGATCTGACGACCTATATTCAGTGGACTGACGATCTTGGCTTTTCTTCTATTGGGAACGAAAGTGCGGTAGAGCTTACCGGTGGTGCTGGCACGGTCACTTTCGATGGTGCTATGTACGCTACCCCCTTTGGGGCTCCGGCCAATTTGGTGAAATATGTCGTCAGCAGCGATTCTATTCCGCAGGAGGAACAAAGAATCGTCGTGCCGGGAGCTAACACCTTTTCTACTCTTTATTTCAAGAGCGAAACGGAAGCTTACGGAACTGTAGCGGGAGGAATATCTAAACTCATCGTATTTGACCCCACCACCATGCGAATCACGGATGAAGTCTCGCTCAACCTGATAACTGATCGGCTTCCCGAAGCTACTCGTACTTACTATCTGGACATGCTAGAGCGAGATGATAAGCTGTTCATGGGAGTGCACTACGAGAACAGCGGATTGCCTGCTAATGATTCTGCTTATGTCGCCGTCATTGATCTAAATACGAATACGGTAGAAAAAGTCTTATCGGACGGAAGAACCGGAATGATCTTCGGAGGTCAAGCTCCCAATTCCGGTATGGTACAGGATAGTAATGGCGACATTTACGTACAGGCGCTCGGCACCAGCAACGCTGGGGGCACTAGTCCTAGCGGGGTACTTCGGATCAGCAACGGACAAACTGATTTTGATCAAGACTACTTCTTCGATCTCGAGGCTGCCGTAGGCAACATTTGCTACGGAATCTACCATACTTCAGGTGGACGCACCTTCACGGCTAACGTGCAGGATGCATCTGATTTCTGGGAGTTCGCTACCGGTCAGCCACAGTTCAAGTACGTAGAAATCGATCTGGCGGCTACGTCAAGCCTAGGTGCGGTGCCCGGGTTACCCACCACTTACGGAACCCGAACCATGATCATTCACGAGATGGAAAACCAAAACCTGTTGTTCACTATCGCAACCAATGAAGAAAATGCGGTCTACGAGTTTGATGTATCGGGCAATAGTGCCAGTAAGTTCTTCACCTCTACGGGTGGATATATCACCGGATTAGAAAAACTGGATTGA
- a CDS encoding DUF3526 domain-containing protein has protein sequence MPRTSQLLIYYEWKMLIRNRFQLLMLAVTFLFGMYAIYYGQSEINAQRQTIRAVQALEQEEFSSYQASFTEEMETLEQEQTHDIASRPAYAWYRHGYHAILPPHDYAALTIGQRDLFRYYYRLTGMSLHYQLFENELANPVNLMVGNFDLSFVLVYLLPLLIIAFCYGLFSSEKENGTLPLLQMQPVSLRRIILVRLLFYFGLITELAFLLSLIGLFTSGNPLKGENLVPALAWLVGVLVYCAFWFGLLFLIISFRQSSAFNAITAVGCWLLLLIVVPAVLNVIVTVKYPLSSATLAGLTRRTGLENENDEEEARAVIQEFLAHKPELTGSDSLMKNDLLPKAYAAFTSLKDINNQQQVDRYNAQVAQRNAWTSHFHWLSPAVNMQEVLAHIAETDVNTFLQFQSALAGFHGEITDFYFTRLFWDKLIVSEDYAHLPAFEMPKDSHRWNTVWWGLGKIFLAAGGTFVFGFIKMKERAK, from the coding sequence ATGCCTAGAACCTCCCAACTCCTGATTTACTACGAGTGGAAAATGCTCATCCGCAACCGCTTTCAGTTGCTGATGCTGGCGGTTACATTTTTGTTTGGCATGTACGCCATTTACTACGGACAATCCGAAATCAACGCCCAACGGCAGACGATTCGGGCGGTGCAAGCGCTGGAGCAAGAAGAATTTTCGTCGTACCAAGCTAGCTTCACCGAGGAGATGGAAACGCTAGAGCAAGAACAGACACACGATATCGCCTCTCGTCCGGCCTACGCCTGGTACCGACACGGCTACCACGCTATTCTTCCCCCTCACGATTATGCCGCTTTGACGATCGGTCAGCGCGATTTGTTTCGCTACTACTATCGCCTGACCGGCATGAGTTTGCACTACCAACTTTTTGAAAACGAGCTGGCGAACCCGGTCAACCTGATGGTCGGTAATTTTGATCTTTCTTTCGTGCTGGTCTACCTGCTTCCGCTGCTCATCATTGCGTTCTGCTACGGCTTATTTTCATCCGAAAAGGAGAACGGTACCCTGCCGCTATTGCAGATGCAGCCCGTCAGCCTTCGCCGTATCATCCTGGTGCGGCTCTTATTCTATTTCGGGCTGATCACCGAACTCGCTTTCCTGCTCTCGTTGATCGGTCTATTCACCTCGGGTAATCCGCTAAAGGGAGAAAATCTGGTTCCGGCTCTGGCTTGGCTGGTGGGAGTGCTGGTGTACTGCGCTTTTTGGTTTGGGTTGCTGTTCCTGATCATCAGCTTCCGCCAAAGCTCAGCCTTTAATGCCATCACCGCGGTAGGCTGCTGGCTCTTACTGCTGATCGTAGTCCCGGCGGTGCTCAACGTGATCGTCACGGTGAAGTATCCGCTCAGCAGTGCCACCCTGGCGGGACTTACCCGCCGCACCGGGCTGGAAAACGAGAATGACGAAGAAGAAGCCCGGGCCGTGATTCAGGAGTTTTTGGCCCACAAACCCGAACTGACCGGTAGCGACAGTCTGATGAAGAACGACCTGCTGCCCAAGGCGTACGCGGCTTTCACGTCGCTGAAAGACATCAACAACCAGCAGCAGGTAGACCGGTATAACGCTCAGGTAGCGCAGCGGAACGCGTGGACATCCCACTTTCACTGGCTCAGTCCGGCGGTCAACATGCAGGAGGTCCTGGCCCACATTGCCGAAACCGATGTGAATACCTTTTTGCAGTTTCAGAGTGCATTAGCTGGTTTTCATGGAGAGATCACAGATTTCTACTTCACCCGACTATTTTGGGATAAACTCATTGTGTCGGAAGACTACGCTCACTTGCCCGCTTTTGAAATGCCCAAAGATAGCCATCGGTGGAATACGGTTTGGTGGGGCTTAGGCAAAATTTTTCTAGCTGCTGGTGGGACATTTGTCTTTGGGTTTATCAAGATGAAAGAGAGGGCTAAATGA
- a CDS encoding DUF3526 domain-containing protein, whose translation MKLFTHIFQYEWKSLWRSSILKALLLVVLGAGIYGIYFGKFEVEKQETRMAQVQQYERQQFDSLLYWSTLDTTYETNQEKYQQAVSPTGVGWSKHFTYYLTHDAPPLAGLCLGQRDLFPVYYGFNVTDLARQVNVGELANPMKLLTGNFDLSYVFVFLIPLLIIALFYNIYAREKEGGTLSLLQSQPVPLTTILISKGLLRMLIVLATVTVLLLLGFLLHGISLAQQFGLFMSWLLVICGYCLLWTLLMGVVIALKRTAALSAMLGLGVWLIFTLITPALLNMFVSAQEPPPNRAEMIHAVRSLNDKNWEMPKSFVFDRFYQENPDFPPADTADFNQWYYASFVLLDSEANALKQQFEAQVAERNQMLKRWEWLAPAAMVHEKLSTLSQTDRRSHQEFVTEMYAYHQGLKDLYYNKIFSSEMFGTADLETLSARLSE comes from the coding sequence ATGAAACTATTCACCCACATTTTTCAGTACGAGTGGAAGTCGCTCTGGCGAAGTAGTATTTTGAAAGCACTGTTGCTGGTGGTGCTCGGGGCCGGAATCTACGGCATCTACTTCGGTAAGTTTGAGGTTGAGAAACAAGAAACCCGCATGGCGCAAGTGCAGCAGTACGAACGTCAGCAGTTCGACAGTCTCCTTTACTGGTCCACGCTGGATACTACCTACGAAACGAATCAGGAGAAGTACCAACAAGCCGTGTCGCCAACCGGAGTAGGCTGGAGCAAGCACTTTACCTACTACCTCACCCACGACGCGCCACCTTTGGCGGGTTTGTGCTTGGGGCAGCGTGATTTGTTTCCGGTATACTACGGTTTTAATGTGACCGACTTAGCCCGACAAGTGAACGTAGGCGAGCTGGCCAACCCGATGAAACTGCTGACCGGAAACTTTGACCTGTCCTACGTCTTCGTCTTTCTGATTCCGCTGCTGATTATCGCCTTATTTTACAATATCTACGCTCGTGAAAAAGAAGGCGGTACGCTCTCTCTGTTGCAATCGCAACCTGTACCGCTCACCACAATTCTCATTAGCAAAGGACTGCTGCGGATGCTGATCGTGCTGGCGACAGTTACCGTTCTGCTACTGCTTGGTTTTCTACTGCACGGTATTTCACTAGCGCAGCAATTCGGGTTGTTTATGAGTTGGCTACTGGTCATCTGCGGCTATTGTTTACTGTGGACCTTGCTAATGGGGGTAGTGATTGCCCTGAAACGTACCGCAGCGCTGAGTGCCATGCTGGGTTTAGGGGTATGGCTGATTTTTACGCTCATTACTCCTGCTTTACTCAATATGTTTGTATCCGCTCAGGAACCCCCGCCTAATCGGGCAGAAATGATTCATGCCGTGCGAAGCCTGAATGATAAGAACTGGGAAATGCCCAAATCGTTCGTCTTTGACCGCTTCTATCAGGAAAACCCGGACTTCCCTCCGGCCGATACGGCTGACTTCAATCAGTGGTACTACGCTAGTTTTGTGCTGCTGGACAGTGAAGCCAATGCGCTGAAGCAGCAGTTTGAGGCTCAGGTGGCTGAGCGCAATCAGATGCTAAAGCGTTGGGAGTGGCTGGCTCCAGCAGCGATGGTACACGAAAAGTTATCTACCCTGTCGCAGACGGATCGGCGGAGTCATCAGGAGTTTGTAACCGAAATGTACGCCTACCACCAAGGTTTAAAAGATCTCTACTACAACAAAATATTCTCATCCGAGATGTTCGGGACTGCTGATCTGGAGACTCTAAGTGCCCGGCTATCCGAATGA
- a CDS encoding ABC transporter permease has translation MLNLIIKKEFLTALRDIRLQVSGGILLVLMLTAVLVGKQGQQQLRQEREAAQTEMRAQWVNQGEKHPHSAAHYGQFAFKPKPVLSFLDVGLDNYTGVSVFLEAHKQNEILFSSAQDSNGMTRFGEMTVALIFQVLMPLLIIFLTFNTFSQEREEGTLRLIHGQGLSMAKLFWGKVGGIYGMVLLLFVPIIVLAYLMLNQQSASLDSEVTTKFGVLTVGYAVYFLVFVTLGVLISAFARSSGVALLTLLGLWVVACIILPKAATSLASKLYPAPSQFEFRETIHNQVKNGIDGHNPSDVRLASLKEEVLQEHGVETIEELPVNWSGIAMQAGEEYTDQVYDDEFSKVTSIFQRQNRLSEWVGFLNPYLAIRHLSMALAGTDFTHHVTFARAAENYRRDFVKLMNKDMEVNHKPGIAYGDYKVGEEMWSSVPPFQYDLPSTTTILATQWRSVTALVLWLIALSFIGSQLAYRIPKL, from the coding sequence ATGCTTAACCTAATCATCAAAAAAGAATTTCTGACCGCGCTGCGGGATATTCGCCTGCAAGTGTCCGGTGGTATTTTACTAGTTCTGATGCTTACGGCTGTGCTAGTAGGTAAGCAAGGTCAACAACAGCTTCGGCAAGAGCGGGAAGCGGCTCAGACGGAGATGCGCGCCCAGTGGGTGAATCAAGGCGAAAAGCATCCGCACTCTGCGGCCCACTACGGGCAATTTGCCTTCAAGCCGAAACCCGTGCTTAGCTTTTTAGATGTGGGCTTGGATAATTATACCGGAGTATCCGTCTTTTTGGAGGCGCATAAACAGAATGAAATACTGTTTAGTAGTGCCCAGGACAGCAATGGTATGACTCGCTTCGGTGAGATGACCGTCGCCCTGATCTTTCAGGTGCTGATGCCGTTGTTGATTATTTTCCTGACATTCAACACCTTTAGTCAGGAACGAGAAGAAGGTACTCTCCGGCTCATTCATGGACAAGGTTTGTCAATGGCTAAACTCTTCTGGGGCAAAGTAGGTGGTATCTACGGCATGGTATTGCTACTCTTTGTGCCGATTATTGTCTTAGCCTACCTGATGCTCAATCAGCAGTCAGCTAGTCTGGATTCGGAGGTGACAACCAAGTTTGGAGTTCTCACGGTGGGCTACGCCGTATACTTCTTGGTCTTCGTTACACTGGGAGTACTAATTTCAGCTTTCGCCCGTAGTTCGGGCGTGGCACTGTTGACCCTGCTAGGCTTATGGGTAGTAGCCTGCATCATCTTACCGAAGGCAGCGACCAGTTTGGCGAGCAAACTGTACCCAGCTCCTTCCCAATTTGAATTCCGGGAAACGATTCACAATCAGGTAAAAAATGGCATTGACGGACATAACCCTTCGGATGTTCGTCTGGCCTCGCTTAAAGAAGAAGTATTGCAGGAGCACGGAGTAGAGACGATAGAGGAACTTCCGGTCAACTGGAGTGGCATTGCCATGCAAGCCGGAGAGGAATACACCGACCAAGTGTATGATGATGAGTTCTCGAAAGTCACGTCTATTTTTCAGCGACAGAATCGGCTATCCGAGTGGGTGGGTTTTCTGAATCCCTATTTGGCAATTCGCCACTTGTCAATGGCCTTAGCCGGTACGGATTTTACCCACCACGTCACCTTTGCCCGAGCGGCCGAAAATTATCGTCGGGATTTTGTAAAGTTGATGAACAAAGATATGGAGGTAAACCACAAGCCAGGCATAGCTTACGGTGACTACAAAGTAGGAGAGGAAATGTGGAGCAGCGTTCCACCGTTTCAATACGATCTTCCTAGCACTACTACCATTCTAGCTACCCAATGGCGTAGTGTAACGGCACTAGTGCTGTGGTTAATAGCACTTTCCTTCATTGGAAGCCAATTGGCTTACCGAATACCAAAACTATAG
- a CDS encoding class I SAM-dependent methyltransferase, translating to MNEQEIAAQLAHPHGERAAEVGEKLAVSNQTMIRGAMDALALAPGDRVLEIGMAAGRHVDELLRSAPRGYAPRIHYTGVDISEDMVQEAQRINASWVAAGQAKFIAGSSDRLPFADQQFTKILSVNTLYFWNPLTAHLREIVRVLQPGGRLVLGFGSRDFMQQLPFTQHGFNLYQPEEMATQLQHHGLEVVDVQHRKNLGEAEGYPGIQKDQIILTAIHSNQ from the coding sequence ATGAATGAACAAGAGATAGCGGCTCAATTAGCCCACCCGCACGGTGAGAGAGCGGCTGAAGTCGGAGAGAAACTGGCGGTATCTAACCAAACGATGATCCGGGGAGCGATGGACGCCCTCGCCCTCGCCCCAGGTGATCGAGTACTAGAAATCGGTATGGCCGCCGGGCGACACGTAGATGAACTGCTGCGATCTGCCCCGCGTGGATACGCCCCGCGTATCCACTACACGGGCGTGGATATTTCCGAAGATATGGTGCAGGAAGCACAACGGATCAATGCGTCTTGGGTAGCAGCGGGTCAGGCGAAGTTTATTGCTGGTTCTTCTGATCGCCTACCCTTTGCCGATCAGCAATTTACCAAAATACTATCGGTTAATACACTCTATTTCTGGAATCCGCTCACTGCGCATCTGCGAGAAATTGTTCGCGTACTGCAACCGGGCGGACGACTGGTACTGGGGTTTGGCTCCCGCGATTTCATGCAGCAACTCCCCTTTACCCAGCACGGCTTCAACCTGTACCAACCGGAAGAAATGGCTACTCAGTTGCAACACCACGGACTAGAGGTGGTAGACGTGCAGCACCGGAAGAATCTTGGGGAGGCAGAGGGATATCCTGGAATTCAAAAAGATCAGATCATTCTAACCGCTATTCACTCAAATCAGTAA
- a CDS encoding TonB-dependent receptor: protein MNHCYAFLTALIISINLGYGQSPSVSGEVYSEDGEKLLGVYVQLNNKQATVTDEAGRFVFKNLEAGKYILTASFMGFQALEKSFTLAEGQTFSLNLELEEEVTQLSEVTVTGKSEARELRESTASVAVLETKDLYTQSNNTSDVIKQISGVNVRQTGGFGSEAEVSISGMSGKQVKFFLDGIPLTYFGSGLGLNVLPVNLMEQIEVYKGVVPVHLGADALGGAINIVSRKEYSSYLDAAYSFGSFNSHRANLNGQFISPETNFLFGVNAFYNHSDNNYFVDVEIPNEFGNPEPARVRRFHDQFSNYLLNVYVGVVDKPYADRLILSVRYSGLGDDLQHNAIMAQPYGEVVYSESTRGLSLEYEKRQLLPNTDLQWYGGLNHTAGNFTDTTLNAYTWDGEVYRRRTDGGEISASRNLLQLNSRNAVSRLNINHEPWKNGRITLNVFTSWFQRTGEDPVAAEFYGQDYYANPTVLMKNATGLAYEHTLGKALVSYTALKHYAYSADGYAIQNLEFQPNQQSVSNFGYAQSFRYSFTDKLLAKASYEYATRLPDEIELFGDFTLVRPNPFLKPEQSHNANVGGQFSSKMLNIELNGFFRHTDNIIWLRTSQFFAQYQNLLQAMIRGVDAEVQFRPFDFLKITANATYQDIRNRSPRQVTGSVDDRYYDARLPNMPYLFGNGEIRYQKNSFLNSENQFSAWWSANYVHDFFLFWAVDGREELKNTIPAQFIQNVGISYALPDNRLSLSLEATNLLDQKAFDNFSVQRPGRALYATLRTYFNKK, encoded by the coding sequence ATGAACCATTGTTATGCTTTCCTAACTGCGCTCATTATTAGCATCAACCTCGGCTACGGACAAAGCCCGTCAGTATCAGGAGAGGTATATTCCGAAGACGGGGAAAAATTGCTGGGAGTGTACGTGCAACTAAACAACAAACAAGCTACCGTCACTGATGAGGCCGGGCGGTTTGTTTTTAAAAATCTTGAAGCGGGTAAGTACATACTTACGGCTTCTTTTATGGGTTTTCAAGCCTTAGAAAAGAGCTTTACACTGGCAGAAGGACAAACGTTTAGCCTCAACCTAGAATTAGAGGAAGAAGTAACTCAGCTAAGCGAGGTGACCGTGACCGGAAAATCCGAAGCCCGAGAACTGAGAGAAAGTACGGCTAGTGTAGCGGTACTGGAGACCAAGGATCTCTACACCCAAAGCAACAATACCAGTGATGTTATCAAGCAAATTTCCGGAGTAAATGTCCGCCAGACAGGGGGCTTCGGTAGTGAGGCGGAAGTAAGCATCAGTGGGATGTCAGGCAAACAGGTAAAGTTCTTTCTGGACGGAATTCCGCTGACCTACTTTGGCTCGGGATTAGGGCTGAATGTGCTTCCGGTTAATTTGATGGAGCAAATTGAAGTCTACAAGGGAGTGGTTCCGGTGCACCTAGGAGCTGATGCTTTGGGCGGAGCGATCAATATTGTGTCCCGAAAAGAATACAGTAGCTATCTGGATGCTGCCTATTCCTTCGGATCGTTTAACAGCCACCGAGCGAATCTGAATGGGCAGTTTATCAGTCCTGAAACCAATTTCCTTTTTGGAGTCAACGCGTTTTATAATCATTCCGACAACAACTATTTCGTCGATGTGGAGATTCCCAATGAATTTGGCAATCCCGAACCGGCCAGGGTCAGGCGGTTTCACGACCAATTTTCTAATTACTTGCTGAACGTGTATGTCGGAGTAGTTGATAAACCGTACGCCGACCGACTGATCCTGAGTGTTCGCTATTCTGGCCTGGGTGATGACCTACAGCACAACGCCATTATGGCTCAGCCCTACGGCGAAGTGGTGTATAGCGAATCTACTCGGGGGCTTTCCCTAGAGTATGAAAAGCGTCAGCTACTACCAAACACTGACCTGCAATGGTACGGTGGGCTGAACCATACAGCAGGAAACTTTACCGATACCACGCTGAACGCCTACACCTGGGACGGAGAAGTGTACCGGCGAAGAACCGATGGGGGAGAAATATCAGCCTCGCGCAATCTGTTGCAACTCAATTCCCGAAACGCGGTAAGTCGGTTGAATATCAACCACGAACCCTGGAAAAACGGGCGCATTACCCTGAATGTATTCACTTCTTGGTTCCAGCGGACGGGGGAAGATCCGGTGGCAGCCGAGTTCTACGGACAGGATTACTATGCTAACCCCACTGTTTTGATGAAAAATGCGACAGGCCTTGCTTACGAGCACACGCTAGGGAAAGCCCTGGTCAGCTACACCGCTCTTAAACACTATGCCTATTCAGCCGACGGGTATGCTATTCAGAACCTGGAATTTCAGCCCAATCAGCAATCCGTTTCCAACTTCGGCTACGCCCAATCCTTTCGATACAGCTTTACCGATAAGCTGCTGGCCAAAGCATCCTACGAATACGCGACTCGGCTACCGGATGAGATCGAACTGTTCGGCGATTTTACGCTCGTTCGACCCAATCCGTTCCTAAAGCCGGAGCAGAGTCATAATGCTAACGTAGGCGGGCAGTTCAGTTCCAAAATGTTGAATATTGAACTTAACGGCTTCTTTCGGCATACCGATAACATCATCTGGCTCCGCACTTCCCAGTTTTTTGCTCAGTACCAGAACCTACTGCAAGCCATGATACGGGGAGTGGATGCCGAAGTACAGTTTCGCCCCTTTGATTTCTTAAAGATCACCGCCAACGCGACCTATCAGGACATCCGAAACCGTTCGCCCCGCCAGGTGACCGGATCGGTAGATGATCGCTACTACGACGCTCGTTTGCCCAACATGCCTTACCTATTTGGTAACGGAGAAATCAGGTATCAGAAAAATAGTTTCCTCAACAGTGAAAACCAATTTTCAGCCTGGTGGTCGGCCAACTACGTACACGACTTTTTCCTGTTTTGGGCAGTTGATGGTCGAGAGGAACTGAAGAATACCATTCCGGCTCAGTTTATTCAAAACGTCGGAATTTCCTATGCGCTACCAGATAATCGCTTATCGCTCTCGCTGGAAGCCACCAATCTGTTGGATCAAAAAGCCTTTGACAATTTTAGCGTACAGCGACCGGGAAGGGCCTTGTACGCCACCCTAAGAACCTATTTTAACAAAAAGTAA
- a CDS encoding ABC transporter permease, with protein sequence MHLLLLIAQKEIKVALRERLVVVLGGIILLLLGVALYAGYLAYQQQQAIITQVQTEKRQEWLNQGDKHPHIAAHYGTFVFKPKTVLSLFDFGLDAYTGTSKYLEAHHPHEFMFRPAQDHSSMIRFGELSAALVLRILVPLLIIFLAFAAFTRERESGTLKLLVAQGVSFSTLTWGKILAYVTLLAAMLLPFLLGIVMLSLANTQQETIPDVVTRAVLLALVYGAYLFLFIAFSVWVSLRSSTGRNALLILLSGWIFLGILMPKTVANLSENFYALPSMREFKATIEQDKINGLDGKTPRSVRMATLEKEYLEKYEVDSVQQLPFNFEGVSMQAGEEYGNTIYDHHLRELRQIFHQQNRLGSLASLLNPIIAVQHLSMALSGTDMRTFIHFEEQAEDYRRNLVRKMNADMAENSQYGEFYGYKAGSDLWQQMEDFSYQTPTAWQLLQYYRLEVISLLLWTALALVLIHYTHRKAKPLYA encoded by the coding sequence ATGCACTTACTATTATTGATTGCCCAGAAAGAGATCAAAGTAGCTCTACGTGAAAGGCTAGTGGTCGTGCTGGGGGGCATTATCTTGCTGTTGTTGGGGGTAGCTTTGTACGCGGGTTATCTGGCTTACCAGCAGCAGCAGGCCATTATCACCCAGGTTCAGACAGAAAAGCGACAGGAGTGGCTCAATCAGGGTGATAAGCATCCGCACATTGCAGCCCACTACGGCACCTTTGTGTTCAAGCCCAAAACGGTGCTTAGCCTCTTTGACTTCGGTCTGGATGCCTACACTGGCACCTCAAAGTACCTGGAGGCGCATCATCCGCACGAGTTTATGTTTCGGCCCGCCCAAGACCATAGCAGTATGATTCGCTTCGGTGAGCTAAGTGCGGCTCTGGTGTTGCGAATTTTGGTGCCTTTGCTCATTATCTTCCTGGCTTTTGCCGCATTTACCCGTGAGCGGGAAAGTGGTACGCTCAAACTGCTGGTGGCCCAGGGCGTTTCCTTTTCCACCCTCACCTGGGGAAAAATCCTGGCGTACGTTACTCTGCTGGCGGCAATGCTTTTGCCCTTTTTGCTGGGAATTGTCATGCTGTCCTTGGCGAATACTCAGCAGGAAACGATTCCCGATGTCGTTACCCGGGCAGTACTACTGGCTCTGGTTTATGGGGCTTATCTGTTTCTCTTTATTGCCTTTTCCGTGTGGGTATCGCTGCGTTCGTCTACCGGAAGAAATGCGCTGTTAATCCTACTTTCCGGTTGGATCTTCCTGGGTATTCTGATGCCTAAGACGGTAGCCAACCTGAGCGAAAATTTTTACGCGCTACCGTCGATGCGAGAGTTCAAAGCCACTATTGAGCAGGATAAAATCAACGGACTGGACGGCAAAACACCCCGCTCGGTGCGGATGGCTACGCTAGAAAAAGAATATCTAGAGAAATACGAAGTAGATTCCGTGCAGCAGCTTCCGTTCAACTTTGAGGGAGTAAGTATGCAAGCCGGAGAGGAATATGGCAATACAATATACGATCATCATTTGAGGGAGCTTCGGCAGATTTTTCATCAGCAAAACCGATTGGGTAGCCTAGCCAGTCTGTTGAACCCCATCATCGCGGTGCAGCACCTCTCAATGGCCTTGTCGGGCACGGATATGCGTACCTTCATTCATTTTGAAGAACAAGCGGAAGACTATCGGCGGAACCTAGTTCGGAAGATGAATGCTGATATGGCCGAGAATTCTCAGTACGGGGAGTTTTATGGCTACAAAGCCGGAAGCGACCTATGGCAGCAGATGGAGGACTTTTCCTATCAAACTCCCACTGCCTGGCAACTACTCCAGTACTACCGGCTGGAGGTGATTTCGCTACTTCTTTGGACTGCGCTGGCACTCGTGCTGATTCATTACACCCACCGAAAAGCCAAACCGCTTTATGCCTAG